The Bos javanicus breed banteng chromosome 18, ARS-OSU_banteng_1.0, whole genome shotgun sequence genome has a segment encoding these proteins:
- the SDR42E1 gene encoding short-chain dehydrogenase/reductase family 42E member 1, producing the protein MDSHKSPKETVLITGGGGYFGFRLGCALNLLGVHVILFDISRPAQTIPEGIRFILGDIRCLSDIENAFQGVDVACVFHIASYGMSGREQLNRSLIEEINVGGTDNILQACRRRGVPRLVYTSTFNVIFGGQVIRNGDESLPYLPLHLHPDHYSRTKSIAEKKVLSANGTALERGGGVLSTCALRPAGIYGPGEQRHLPRIVSYIEKGLFRFVYGDPKSLVEFVHVDNLVQAHILASEALKANKGHIAAGQPYFISDGRPVNNFEFFRPLVEGLGYKFPSTRLPLTLIYCFAFLTEMTHFILGRLYNFQPFLTRTEVYKTGVTHYFSLEKARKELGYEAQPFDLQEAVEWFKAHGHGRRPGSCDSKCLVWDGLVILLVVTVVLVWLLPSVILSM; encoded by the exons ATGGATTCCCACAAATCTCCGAAGGAAACAGTCCTCATTACAGGAGGAGGTGGCTATTTTGGTTTCCG CCTTGGCTGTGCTCTGAACCTTCTGGGAGTCCATGTGATTCTGTTTGACATCAGCCGCCCTGCCCAGACCATTCCAGAAGGCATCCGGTTTATACTAGGAGATATCCGCTGTCTCTCTGACATAGAGAACGCCTTCCAGGGTGTCGACGTGGCTTGTGTGTTCCATATCGCATCTTACGGTATGTCAGGGCGCGAGCAACTGAATCGAAGCCTGATTGAAGAAATCAACGTGGGGGGCACAGACAACATCCTCCAGGCATGCAGGAGGAGAGGGGTGCCGAGGTTAGTGTACACGAGCACTTTCAACGTCATCTTCGGAGGGCAGGTCATCAGAAATGGAGACGAATCTCTGCCTTACCTGCCCCTTCACCTCCATCCTGATCACTACTCTCGGACCAAATCTATCGCTGAGAAGAAGGTGCTGTCAGCCAATGGTACAGCCCTGGAGAGGGGTGGTGGGGTCTTGAGCACCTGTGCCCTGAGGCCAGCTGGCATCTACGGGCCTGGAGAACAGAGGCACCTCCCCAGGATAGTGAGCTACATAGAGAAGGGCCTGTTCAGGTTTGTGTATGGAGACCCCAAGAGTCTGGTGGAATTTGTCCACGTGGACAACTTGGTGCAGGCTCACATCCTGGCCTCAGAGGCCCTGAAAGCCAACAAGGGCCACATTGCTGCTGGGCAGCCCTACTTCATCTCAGACGGCAGGCCTGTGAACAACTTTGAGTTCTTCCGGCCTCTGGTTGAGGGCCTGGGCTACAAGTTCCCGTCCACCCGCCTGCCCCTGACCCTCATCTATTGCTTCGCTTTCCTGACAGAGATGACCCACTTCATCTTGGGGCGACTCTACAACTTCCAGCCCTTCCTCACCCGCACCGAAGTTTACAAAACTGGCGTCACACATTACTTTAGCCTGGAGAAAGCCAGGAAGGAGCTGGGGTATGAGGCTCAGCCGTTTGACCTCCAGGAGGCAGTCGAGTGGTTTAAAGCCCATGGTCACGGCAGACGTCCTGGGAGTTGTGACTCCAAGTGTCTTGTTTGGGATGGGCTGGTGATCTTACTCGTGGTTACAGTGGTTCTCGTGTGGCTGCTGCCTTCCGTGATCCTGTCAATGTGA